A region of the Halosolutus amylolyticus genome:
TCCTTGAGTTCGGAGGGGCCGCCGTCGAAGACCATCACCGGGACGACGTCGTTCTCGAAGAACTTGGGGAGCCCCTGGACGATCCCTACGAGGTTCGCCACCTCGGTTCCGTCGGCGGTCGTGTACACGTCGCCGTTCGTCCACTTGACCGTCGTCGTCAGGTACCGGTAGAGCCAGTTGTGCGCGTCGACGGCCACGACGCCCTCGATTTCGTCGAACGGGATCTCCTCGATGACCGCGATGTCCCGGAGTGCAGCGTTGCCCATTACCGGGGAATTGTCGGGGCTGGGATTTGAAACGTTGGCTTCCACCGTTGACCCGTCGTCTTCGAAATTATTACCGCAACTCGTGAGCCGCCGGCTGATTCGGATAATACTGTCCAGTAGCTCACCGCTTTAGCCCGTCTGGGACGTTTCTCCAACTGTGAGTCAGCCAATGACGCAGCGACACGACCGCAAGCCGTTTGCCAGTTCCCTGTTCGTGACCGGCGTTACGATGGTCCTCGCGAGCGTCGCCACGGCCGTCTGGATGTTCAGACTCGGCGACATCGTCACCGCGCTGGGGCTCGGACTGCTCGTCGTCGCCGGACTGCTACTGGCGGGGATCGGGCTTCCCCCCGAGGCGGCCGCCAACTGAACCTCGCGTGGTACTGTCTCCGTTCCTGCGAGACACGCACGCCACTCGATCAGGCGACCCGAAGCACCCTTCCAGGAGCGATCGCAGTCGTCTCTCCTCGCCACTGTCGGGGTGTGAGCCCCTGAGAGTGGATCCGACGGACGCAACCGACACTTGGGTCGCCGGGTCCGGACGACGTCAGACCGGACACCGCTCGCGGAGTCGTTCGACGGCACGGCCGATGCGCGACGCCGCGTCCTGCAGACCCCGCCGTCCCGCTTTCGCGCGCCGGGCGAGCGCGAACCGGACCCCGTCGTAGGTGTTGCCGAGCAGGTTTCCGAAGTAGATCGCGCGGACGAACGCGAGGACGTCGGCCGCCGTCTCGCGGCCGTAGGCGTCTCGCAACGCCATCACTGCCTCCCGGCCCGGCTTCTCGTCCGTTTCCGCGTACTGCTGTGCGAACAGGAGCGCGGGCAGTTCGGTGTCGTCGACGGCCGCGTCGACGTCGTTCTCAAGGATCCGGGCGATCGTCTCCCCGTCGACGCCGGTCTCCCGTGCGAGATCGGTGTGATACCGGGTACAGTACTGGCAGTCGTTGACCGCCGTGACCGCGAGCATGATCTTCTCCGCGAACTGATCGCTGACTCTGTCGGCACGCTTTGCCCGCACGAGTCGTGGGACGTTATGCACGAATCGAACAATACCGGTGGCCAACGATCGGATCGTGAAGGTTTTCTTCTGGAAGTCGCCTGGAGATCTCCCTGTAGCGCTCATCTAGATATCGGCTTTTCGGGACACCCAGTAAGTCGATTTCGATCCCCTGCTCTGGCTGGCCACGTTCCTTCCTGGACGCCAGCCGGCTCGTTCCCAGTTCCTTATCTTGCTCTTTGTGGGCAATTCTGGTCGGTAGGTAAGCGCCCGAGTCATCCGTCGTGTGACTCGATCGCCGGTGGCTCACTGTGACGTCGCGAGTCGAGAAACGTCTCCTCCTCGGCGGAGAGATCCCGATCGCGGAACTCGTCGAGGCCGGCCTGGTAGCGCCCGCGGCTCGGCGGTCCCTGGCCCGGTTCGTACGCGAGAACGAGTTCGGCGATCCCCGTCTGCTCCCCGGTGTACTCGAATCCCGTTCGATACAGGGCCTCGTAGGCGAACGGGTTGTTGACGGCGATCCGGAGCCGATCGTAGCCCCGCTCGAGGGCCCGATCGCGAACCCTGCCGAGTAGCTCTGGCCCGATTCCCTCGCCTCGGCGATCGTGCGCGACCGTGACGTATCGGAGCCACAGGGTGTCGGGGTCGGTACGGTCCTCGTTGAACGCGACGGCGGCGACGACCGGCTCGTCGGCCTGGTCGTCGTCCCGCGCGACGGCCTTCCCCGTGTTCGTCATCACGAACTTGCCGGCGTAGCTGAACCGCTCGTGATCGAGTCGCAGTTTCGGCCCGTCCGGCGGCCACCCCAGTAGCTCGTACTCCACGGTCGGCGTTCGAGCCCCAGCCACTACAATTCTCCTGCCGAGCGTCCTGTCGGGTTCCGGAACTACCGCCACGCTCCGATCCGCGTTCGGCGGGCCCTCGCAGTCGCGACCCCCGATCGAGCGTTCGAGACGCCGCTCTCGCGCTTTCGATGGCGAATGCAGGGACAGTAGTGATCCATCCCAGTCGCGTAAATCGTGCCAATGAGTGGCAAAGATGGGGCCGGGGAGGCGGACCCCGACCGGGCGACGATCGACCACGGGTTCGTCGCCCTCCGGAACCAGGAGCGGCGGTACGCGCTCTACTTCCTGCTGGAACAGGAGACCGCCTCGGTCGCGGAACTCGCCGACGTCGTCGTCGGCTGGATGGGGGCGTCGACCAACGGCATGGCGACGCGCCGGGAGCGCGATCGGGCGTACCGGACGCTGGTCCACCAGCACGTACCGGTCCTGGTCGAGTTCGGAATCGTCGACTACGACGGCGGAACGAAGACAGTCTCGATGACGCCCTGCCCTGACGCGATCCGCGAGTTCGTTCACCTGGCCTGTCTCGCCGAAACCGGAGCGTAATCGTCACGAGCCCTATAATGACTCTCTCCGACGTGTTCGACCGACTGGAACACCCTCGCCGGACGATCACCGTGTACGCGAGCACGCCGCAACCGGACGTCACGGCACAGTTCGAACCGAGAGGGGTCACGGTCCGCCACTGCTCGCTCCCCGAGGAGACGACCCAGGGATTTCTCGTTATCAGGGACGCGGACGGGTTCGCCGGTGCGATCGGCCTCGAGGAAGCCCGCGACTTCCTCGAACCCCCAGTCTACCGGCCCTGGGACGAGGCGTTCGTCGACGCCCAGTACCGGACGCTACTCGAGGTCCTCGACGCGACGCTGTGGCACTCGCTCGATCGCCGACAGCTGCTGGCGACGACCCGGGAAATCGAGGACCGGGCGTGGCGAGTCGGCCGCGGGACCTTGCGGGTCGGGTTCCAGCGCCTCTCCGCGATGCGGGCACAGCTTCCGGTGTACGCACGGATGGCCGACGAAACGGCGCTCGGGATCCACGTCTACGGCAGCGACGACTGGAACCCGCCGACACTGCCCGGCGTGACGATCCACACCGACCCGAGCGACGAACTCGCGCAGTTCTGGTTCCTCGCGTTCGACGGCGGTCCGGACGATCGGCAGGCCTGCGGGTTGCTCGCCGAGGAGCGCGATTCCGGTTCGTTCGCCGGGTTCTGGACCTACGACGCCGATCTCGTCGACGAGATCGCAACCCGGGCTCGCGAGACCGCCGACTGACGTCCGCCGGTTCGAACGGTGACGACCGCGGGGAGCTTTTTTTCGGCCCGGTGGTAGCCCCGATCAATGACCGACGACGAACTCCTCGAGATCGAACGGGAACAGACGCTGGCCGAGGTCGCGGACTGGCTTCGGGCCTTTGCCGACGACCTCGACCGGAACCGGCGACTTCACCGTCGCGGGCGACGACAACTCGGTCACGATCGATCGGCCAGACGAAACCCTCGAGTTCGAACTCGAGGTCGAACGCGAACCGGGCGAAGACGCCGACGAATCGGACGACTAACGTCCTGCTCCTCGAACGCAGAATCGGCACCCACGTTCCGGTTGCTGCGGCTCACGGAGTTGTTCGCCGCAGAAATGTGCGGACCGGGATTTGAACCACGCGAAGACGGTCGCGTTCGCTTCGCTCACGCGCTGCGACTTCTCTAATTCAAATCCCTCTATCGCGCATTTTCTCCTCACGTCCGTTCGTCGAAAAGTGCGCGGACCGGGATTTGAACCCGGGCCATGAGCTTGGAAGGCTCAGGTCCTACCACTAGACCATCCGCGCGCATCTCCCGCTTTTCGCTCTACCATTAAGGCTCTTGCTTTTCGGATCGAGTTCCGGCGGGCGATTACGTCGATCGCGATCGCTCGAAACCGAAACGAACGGCCGCTCGAAACCCGATCGTGACGGGTGGTCCGGATTAGCGCTCGGCGGGAGTGACTTCGGCGTAGCAGTTCCCGCTCGAAAGCTCCCACTCGAGCACGTCGAGGTCGCTCGCCGCGAGATCGCGCTCGAACTCGTCGGGGGCGTAGATGTGGTAGAACCGATCGACCGTCTCGCCGCCGGGGAGGGTCCACTCGATCGTGGTGTCGAACCCCTCGGTCTCGTCGAACCGATCGTGGGCGGTCGACCACGCGCTGACGAGAGCGCGCCCCTCCGGAGCGAGCACGCGGGCGAGTTCGTCGAGGCTCGCCCGGCGCGCGTCGGCCGTCGGCAGGTGGTGAAGCGTCGCGACGTAGACGGCTACGTCGACGCAGCCGTCGGCGATCGGGAGCGTCGCGGCGTCGCCCTGGCAGAGTGCGACGTCGAACTCGCGATCGGCGGCCCGCTCGCGGCCCGTCTCCAGCAGGCCGCGGCTGACGTCGAGGCCGACGACGGGCTCGAGGCCGGCCCCGGCGAGCAACTCCGCGTGCCGGCAGTTTCCGCAGCCGAGATCGAGTCCGACGCCGTCGCTCTCGTCGACCGACTCTCCCACGAAGGTCTCGACCTCGGGCCAGGCGTACTCTCGCGTCGAGGCGAAGTGGCTCGCGATCCGATCGTACGTGTCGCGGACGGCCGCCCGACGTTCCATCGGTTCGCACTCCGGGTGGCGGGTGCAAAAAGCGTTCGCGATCGATCGCGCAGACGGATTGCTGTACTGATGTCCCGGCGCAACCGCAACCGAGTCGTGATTGGGCCGGGCTGACGCACAGCAAGTCCGCATCACACGACGACGGCGAACAGGAGGACCGAGAGGCCGACGAGCACGACCGCGTGTTTCGCGCCGGCCCGGACGTCGCCGGTACTCAACTGGCCGGCGATCAGCCCGGAGAGCAGCCCCTGAATGAGCGTGGCGTGGTAGAACAGCGTGCTGTAGGCGGCGGTTTCGCCCTCGGAGAGGCCGCCCAGTCCATCAATATCGCCGCCGGCACCGCTCGCCGTCTCGACCGTTTCCGCCGGAAGGTTCGGCAGGAGATAGGCGCCCAGTACGGTGATGATAAACAGGAAGACCAGAAACGAGACGTAGACGACGATCGTGTACTCGACCATCGCCTGCCGGCGCTCGCGTTTGAGTCGCCGATCGGCCGCCGCCTGGCGGGCCGCGATCCGGAGCACCGTCGCGAGGTTCCCGCTCGCGTTCATCGCCTCGGTGAGCAGCGTGACAACGCGGGACGTCGAGCGCGTGCGGACGCGTCGTCCGAAGCGGCGGAGCGCCGTCTGGATGTCGGCACCCCACTGGACGTCGGCCCAGACCCGATCGAGTTCGCGCCCGAGCGGCCCCAGGTCGGAGTCCCGGATGTGGTCGACCGCCGAGATCATCGGCATCCCGGCCTCGTTGACGCTGGCGAGTCGATCGAGCAGGTCGGGAATCGCGGCTTCGATGGCGTCGATCCGACGACGGTGGCGTTCGTAGAAGCCGGCGAACACCGCGAGGACGAACAGGAGGCAGAGCGCGACGACGTCGTCGATGGCCGTCACGTCGAACCCGGCCCCGGCGACCGCGGCGGGAAGCCGGGAGAGAACCGCCGCGAGCGCGATCGGCACGGTGACGACGAGCGTCAGGCCGGGTCGATCGAGAAACGTTCGGAGCGGGTCCCCGATCCGATCGCGAACCCCGTCGAGCAACCGGTAGTAGCGGAGGCGATCGACGTTCTCTCGCTGGCGGGCGTGTGAGACGCCGCCGTCGGTCGCGGCCGCCGTCGGGACGGCGCTCGTCGGGGTCTGAGGGGTCGACTCGTCGTCGGTCGCCTGCCCCGGATCGATCGAGTCGGTGATCATACTCAGGTAGATTACGAACGCGAGGTTCCCGAAGGGGAGGATCAGGTAGATCAGGACCTGGAGCGGATCGAGCGTGTCACCGACCGCGATTCCGATGATCACCAGGATGGTGATCAGGAAGAGCGGACCCGCGACGAGTACCGTCACGTAGGCCTCGGCGAGCGTGGCGAGCAACTCGAGCATCTGCTCTTGCTGGGACTCGGACTCCTCCTGGTAGTCGTGGTACTGGCGCTCGAGAAAGTCAGAGAGGCTGTGACCGCTCTGGAGGACGCTGACGAGGTTCTCGGAGAACTCGCGAAACTGGGGGCTCGGACTGCGCCGCCCCATCTCCTGGACGGCGGAGATGACGTCCATGCCGAAGGTGTCCATGTTCCGGACCGCGACCTCGAACTCCGCGGCCGTCGCCCCGTAGGTGCCACGCTGTGCGGCGACGATCCGGATCACCTTCGGGAACTCCATCCCGCTTCGCGAGAGGGCGTAGATGAACGCGACCGTCGACGGGAGTCCCGATTCGATCCGTCTGGCACGGGCGTCGGCGGCGTAGGTCGGGTACCACCACCGGAGCCAGTACGTGCCGCCGCCGGCGATCGCGCCGAGCGTGAGACAGGACCCAAGCAACAGGACGAACAGTTCGGCGAGCGACAGCGCCGGCACGCCCCCGAGGTTCGCGAGGACGGAGAGCGCGCTCGGCAGCGCTTCGCGCATGGTCTCGGGATCGATCGCGAGCACGAGCAGGCCGGCCCAGATGACGTAGATGCCGAAGATCGCGCCGGCGACGCCGAGTAGCCCGGCGTACAGCAACGTCCGGGCGCCGTACTCCCGGTAGGTCGTCGGGAAGTGGGCAGCCCGGAGGGCGGACTGGCGGTGGGGGTGTTCGCTCCGGAACTCGTCGACGTAGCCCCCGAACACCTGCACTGCCGCCCGCGTGAGGACGCGATCGACCCGGTCGCTGACCCTCGCGACGACGAGCGGGGAACAGCACAGAAGTGCGATCACCAGCGGGACGAAGTTCGAGAGCGCCACCGGTGGTCACCCCGTCTCGAGCGTGCCGTCGCCGTTCCCGCCGGTCGCCGCGCCGTCGCTGCTCCTTTCGGTCGCCGCGCCGTCGCCGTCCCGGATATGCCCCGCGTTCCGGTTCGACGGCGCATCGTCGGTTCGAGCGCGCCGACCGCTCGCGACGCGACGGTCGCCGTCCCGGTCGTCCGACTCGTCCGCGTCGATCGCCTCCAGCACGCTGTCCCTGTCGGTGTAGTACTCGTTGACGAGCGCGGTGAACCGTCGGTAGTCGGCGATGTCGTTCTCCCGGAGGTACTCGAGGAACCGCTCTCGGTGCTCGAGTTCGGTGAGCAACTCCCGCTGGGACCAGCCGCGTTCGTCGCGGATCGCTTCGAGGACGTGACTGCCGCTGCCCCGGAAGCTGTCGGTCTCGCCGTCCCACGTGTACGCGGTGGAGTAGTCGAGTTCGCCGGTCCGCTGGTCGATCCCTTCGATTTCGGCCAGTACCTTGTTCCGACGGACGCGACCGTCCTCGAGCCGGGTGAGCGTCTGGACGGAGAGGATGTCGAGGCTCTGGACCATCGATCGGGGGACGTTTATCGGCTCGTTCTCCAGCCGATTGATGACCGTCTGGACCGAGTCGGCGTGCATCGTCGAGTAGGTCGTGTGGCCGGTGTTCATCGCCTGGAAGAGGGTCATCGCCTCCTCGCCGCGGACCTCGCCGACGACGATGTACTCGGGGCGGTGCCTGAGCGCGGATCGGAGCAGGTCGTACATCGTGACGTCTTTTCCCTCGTGGATGCGCTCCCGGGTGACCGAGGAGAGCCAGTTGTCGTGGTAGAGTTCGAGTTCGCGAGTGTCCTCGATCGTCAGCACCTTCGATCGGGGCGGGATGAACATGGAAATGGCGTTCATGCTCGTGGTCTTGCCCGACGCCGTGCCGCCGGCGAAGATGAGGCTCTTGTTGTGTTCGATCGCGAGCCAGAGGTAGGCCATCTGTTCGACGCTGAAGGTGCCGTACTCCAGCAGATCGACGGGCGTGAACGGCTCGTCCGCGTACTTGCGGACCGTAAAGGCCGATCCCCGCGGGGTCACCTCCTCCCCGAGCGCGAGTTCGGCACGGGAGCCGTCGGGCAGGGTCGTCTCGACCATGGGATCGCCGATCGAGATGTGCCGCCCCGAGTGCTGGGCAAGCCGGACGACGAACCGATCGAGGTCCTCCTTCGCGAAGGAGACGTTCGTCTCGACGTCGGTGTACTCGTCGTGGTAGACGAAGATCGGGAGGTCGTAGCCGTCACAGGAGACGTCCTCGACGTGGGGATCGTGCATGATCGGCTCGAGTCGACCGTACCCCCGGAAGTCCCGATGCACGTAGTAGAACAGCCGGTAGAACGTCGACATATCGATCTCCGCACCGTACCGCTCGAGGTACTCGTGGATCGTCTCCAGCAACAGCGTCTCGACGTCGTCGGTCCCGTCCTCGCGGTACAGCAGGGGGTCCCGGACGTCGTCCAGCAGGGTCTCGAGCAGGGCCCCCTCGTCCTCGCGCAACGTCGGTTCGACGGTGTAGTACCGGTACTGGTTCGTCTCGGGATCGTCCCGGATCGAGACGAACGAAAACGGCGCGTCGACCCAGTAGCGATCGATCTCGTCGAACTCCGAGGGGCCGTCGAACTCGAGCAGGGGGCCGTGGGTGGCCGGATCGTAACTCGTGACCTCGATGGTCGACCCCTGGAGGACCTCGACGACGCGTCGGATCGTCCGGCGACCCCGCTCGATCGTCGACGAGAACCGTCCTCCGCTGTCGCCCCTCGCGGTCCCGGTGGACGAGGAACCGTCCGCGTCGGGATCGTCGGCCGATCGAGCGGGGTCGCTCGCGTCTGACGGGTGTGGGTCTACCATCTGGGTCTCCGTCGGTGCGCCGAACCCGACCGTTCTCGTGCTACCTCGCGACCCCACCCCAATAAATCAGATGGCCGATTGGCGGGCACCGCTACCCCGTCAGCGATCGGATCCGTTCCGATCGGCTCCGGTTCGTCGTGCGTTACGTTCATACGGCGGGAGTGCGAACCAACTGATACGGAATGAGGCGCGAGCACTTCACGTTAGACGTCAGCAATGTCGACTGGGTCGAAACCGACGGCCAACCGAAAAAGCCCGCGGTATCGATCGATTTCACCGGCCCAGCGACGGAACTTCGCGAGCGCCTTACTGGTCCCGACGGAGACGTTCTCGACGCTGCCGAAACCGATGCGGCCCTTCGCCTGCAGGAACCGCTCGGGAACGACACTGCGGGAGTAGTGAGCGTGACCAACCGGATCACCGGCGAGTACGTCCTCGAACTGAACGAGGAGGCGGAAGACGTGCTCCGGTTCATCCGTGCGGCCCGCGGCTACGGCGAAGAGGCGACGGACGAGGAGGGACGGTACGAGGTCGAGATCACGCTGGACGGCGAACCGTTCGTCACCTTCGACAAGAAGATGTTTCTCGTCTACGACGACGACGGCAATCTCCTGCGCCAGCACAGTCTCATCCCTGGCGGCGTCGAACTGTAGCCGCACCATCAGCTCCCGACCCGCTGGAACCAACCGGCAATTATAAGTGTTTTAGGGCCGCCTAAATCGAATGTGCGCCGGCTGACGCCGGGGAGTCGAGAATGGCAAACGGACAACTGCTCACGACGGCGACCGACGAAACGTCTCCAGAACCCACGAAAGCGGCGTCCACGGCGGACGACGTAGTTCTCGAACTGGACGACGTCGCCAAACAGTACGGGAGCGAAGCCGTCATCTCGGACCTCTCGCTGACCGTCCGGGACGGCGAGATTCTCACGCTGCTCGGTCCCTCCGGGTGCGGCAAGACCACGACGCTCCGACTCATCGCCGGCCTCGAGGAACCTAACGCCGGCCGAATTCGACTCCAGAACGATTCCGTCGCGGGGAACGGGCGGTTCGTCCCGCCCGAGGACCGCGGTGTCGGCGTCGTCTTTCAGGAGTTCGCGCTCTTCCCTCACCTCACCGCCCGCGAGAACGTCGCGTTCGGCCTTCAGGACTGGGACGAGTCCGCCCGCGACGCCCGGGTCGACGACCTCCTCGACCTCGTCGGCCTCGCGGACCACGGCGAGAACTACCCCGACGAACTCTCCGGCGGCCAGCAACAGCGGATCGCCCTCGCCCGATCGCTCGCGCCGGAACCGGAGATGCTCCTGCTCGACGAACCGTTCTCGAACTTAGACGTCGACCTGCGCGTCGAGATGCGCGAGGAAGTCCGCCGGATCATCAAGGAGGCGGGCGTCACCGCCATCTCCGTCACGCACGACCAGGAGGAGGCGCTGTCGATCTCCGATCGGGTCGCCGTAATGAACGAGGGGCGGATCGAACAGGTCGACACGCCGGAACAGGTGTTCCAGCAGCCGGAGTCGCGGTTCGTCGCGGGCTTTCTCGGCCACGCGAGTTTCCTCTCCGGCGCGGTCCAGGGCGACCACGTCGACACCGCGCTCGGGCGGGTCCTCCGCGACAACGTCAACGGCCTCGCCCAGGAGTACGACGGCACCGACATCGATCTCCTGGTTCGGCCGGACGACGTGACGGCCTTCCCCGCCGACGAGACGGGCGAGGAGGCGGACGGAACCGTCGTCTACCGCCGATACCTGGGTCCGACCGTCCTCTACCGGGTCGAACTCGACACCGGCGAGACGATCGAGTGCATGCACAACCACTCCGATCGGATCGACCTCGACGAGCGGGTCCGCGTTCGCGTCACCGCGG
Encoded here:
- a CDS encoding carboxymuconolactone decarboxylase family protein, whose amino-acid sequence is MSATGRSPGDFQKKTFTIRSLATGIVRFVHNVPRLVRAKRADRVSDQFAEKIMLAVTAVNDCQYCTRYHTDLARETGVDGETIARILENDVDAAVDDTELPALLFAQQYAETDEKPGREAVMALRDAYGRETAADVLAFVRAIYFGNLLGNTYDGVRFALARRAKAGRRGLQDAASRIGRAVERLRERCPV
- a CDS encoding GNAT family N-acetyltransferase produces the protein MEYELLGWPPDGPKLRLDHERFSYAGKFVMTNTGKAVARDDDQADEPVVAAVAFNEDRTDPDTLWLRYVTVAHDRRGEGIGPELLGRVRDRALERGYDRLRIAVNNPFAYEALYRTGFEYTGEQTGIAELVLAYEPGQGPPSRGRYQAGLDEFRDRDLSAEEETFLDSRRHSEPPAIESHDG
- a CDS encoding DUF7344 domain-containing protein — protein: MSGKDGAGEADPDRATIDHGFVALRNQERRYALYFLLEQETASVAELADVVVGWMGASTNGMATRRERDRAYRTLVHQHVPVLVEFGIVDYDGGTKTVSMTPCPDAIREFVHLACLAETGA
- a CDS encoding DICT sensory domain-containing protein, whose protein sequence is MTLSDVFDRLEHPRRTITVYASTPQPDVTAQFEPRGVTVRHCSLPEETTQGFLVIRDADGFAGAIGLEEARDFLEPPVYRPWDEAFVDAQYRTLLEVLDATLWHSLDRRQLLATTREIEDRAWRVGRGTLRVGFQRLSAMRAQLPVYARMADETALGIHVYGSDDWNPPTLPGVTIHTDPSDELAQFWFLAFDGGPDDRQACGLLAEERDSGSFAGFWTYDADLVDEIATRARETAD
- a CDS encoding class I SAM-dependent methyltransferase — its product is MERRAAVRDTYDRIASHFASTREYAWPEVETFVGESVDESDGVGLDLGCGNCRHAELLAGAGLEPVVGLDVSRGLLETGRERAADREFDVALCQGDAATLPIADGCVDVAVYVATLHHLPTADARRASLDELARVLAPEGRALVSAWSTAHDRFDETEGFDTTIEWTLPGGETVDRFYHIYAPDEFERDLAASDLDVLEWELSSGNCYAEVTPAER
- a CDS encoding type II secretion system F family protein, producing the protein MALSNFVPLVIALLCCSPLVVARVSDRVDRVLTRAAVQVFGGYVDEFRSEHPHRQSALRAAHFPTTYREYGARTLLYAGLLGVAGAIFGIYVIWAGLLVLAIDPETMREALPSALSVLANLGGVPALSLAELFVLLLGSCLTLGAIAGGGTYWLRWWYPTYAADARARRIESGLPSTVAFIYALSRSGMEFPKVIRIVAAQRGTYGATAAEFEVAVRNMDTFGMDVISAVQEMGRRSPSPQFREFSENLVSVLQSGHSLSDFLERQYHDYQEESESQQEQMLELLATLAEAYVTVLVAGPLFLITILVIIGIAVGDTLDPLQVLIYLILPFGNLAFVIYLSMITDSIDPGQATDDESTPQTPTSAVPTAAATDGGVSHARQRENVDRLRYYRLLDGVRDRIGDPLRTFLDRPGLTLVVTVPIALAAVLSRLPAAVAGAGFDVTAIDDVVALCLLFVLAVFAGFYERHRRRIDAIEAAIPDLLDRLASVNEAGMPMISAVDHIRDSDLGPLGRELDRVWADVQWGADIQTALRRFGRRVRTRSTSRVVTLLTEAMNASGNLATVLRIAARQAAADRRLKRERRQAMVEYTIVVYVSFLVFLFIITVLGAYLLPNLPAETVETASGAGGDIDGLGGLSEGETAAYSTLFYHATLIQGLLSGLIAGQLSTGDVRAGAKHAVVLVGLSVLLFAVVV
- a CDS encoding type II/IV secretion system ATPase subunit, producing MVDPHPSDASDPARSADDPDADGSSSTGTARGDSGGRFSSTIERGRRTIRRVVEVLQGSTIEVTSYDPATHGPLLEFDGPSEFDEIDRYWVDAPFSFVSIRDDPETNQYRYYTVEPTLREDEGALLETLLDDVRDPLLYREDGTDDVETLLLETIHEYLERYGAEIDMSTFYRLFYYVHRDFRGYGRLEPIMHDPHVEDVSCDGYDLPIFVYHDEYTDVETNVSFAKEDLDRFVVRLAQHSGRHISIGDPMVETTLPDGSRAELALGEEVTPRGSAFTVRKYADEPFTPVDLLEYGTFSVEQMAYLWLAIEHNKSLIFAGGTASGKTTSMNAISMFIPPRSKVLTIEDTRELELYHDNWLSSVTRERIHEGKDVTMYDLLRSALRHRPEYIVVGEVRGEEAMTLFQAMNTGHTTYSTMHADSVQTVINRLENEPINVPRSMVQSLDILSVQTLTRLEDGRVRRNKVLAEIEGIDQRTGELDYSTAYTWDGETDSFRGSGSHVLEAIRDERGWSQRELLTELEHRERFLEYLRENDIADYRRFTALVNEYYTDRDSVLEAIDADESDDRDGDRRVASGRRARTDDAPSNRNAGHIRDGDGAATERSSDGAATGGNGDGTLETG
- a CDS encoding DUF5793 family protein; translation: MRREHFTLDVSNVDWVETDGQPKKPAVSIDFTGPATELRERLTGPDGDVLDAAETDAALRLQEPLGNDTAGVVSVTNRITGEYVLELNEEAEDVLRFIRAARGYGEEATDEEGRYEVEITLDGEPFVTFDKKMFLVYDDDGNLLRQHSLIPGGVEL
- a CDS encoding ABC transporter ATP-binding protein; translation: MANGQLLTTATDETSPEPTKAASTADDVVLELDDVAKQYGSEAVISDLSLTVRDGEILTLLGPSGCGKTTTLRLIAGLEEPNAGRIRLQNDSVAGNGRFVPPEDRGVGVVFQEFALFPHLTARENVAFGLQDWDESARDARVDDLLDLVGLADHGENYPDELSGGQQQRIALARSLAPEPEMLLLDEPFSNLDVDLRVEMREEVRRIIKEAGVTAISVTHDQEEALSISDRVAVMNEGRIEQVDTPEQVFQQPESRFVAGFLGHASFLSGAVQGDHVDTALGRVLRDNVNGLAQEYDGTDIDLLVRPDDVTAFPADETGEEADGTVVYRRYLGPTVLYRVELDTGETIECMHNHSDRIDLDERVRVRVTADHELAWFPAGQRNRAPSVAAD